From Passer domesticus isolate bPasDom1 chromosome 5, bPasDom1.hap1, whole genome shotgun sequence, the proteins below share one genomic window:
- the SPX gene encoding spexin isoform X1, translating to MKELHKPTASALVLFLAASFVSFSWSAPQAHFQRRNWTPQAMLYLKGAQGRRFIADESQRKDLYDRMQLETRSHNTNPLSLSEAAALFLTSLQKAQEVEEENSEHPDYLTDSLLNW from the exons ATGAAG gagctgcataAACCCACAGCATCTGCCCTGGTGTTGTTCCTGGCAGCAtcctttgtttccttctccTGGAGTGCCCCTCAG GCTCATTTCCAAAGGAGAAACTGGACTCCTCAGGCCATGCTCTATTTGAAGGGTGCAC AGGGACGTCGCTTCATCGCAGATGAGAGCCAGAGGAAGGACCTGTATGACAGAATGCAGCTTG AAACACGCAGCCATAACACAAATCCTTTATCCCTTTCTGAAGCTGCTGCACTGTTTCTTACTTCCTTACAGAAAGCACAAGAAG TGGAAGAAGAAAACAGTGAACACCCTGACTACTTGACAGACAGTCTGTTAAATTGGTGA
- the SPX gene encoding spexin isoform X2, with amino-acid sequence MKELHKPTASALVLFLAASFVSFSWSAPQAHFQRRNWTPQAMLYLKGAQGRRFIADESQRKDLYDRMQLETRSHNTNPLSLSEAAALFLTSLQKAQEESPVLKCTFTQLTT; translated from the exons ATGAAG gagctgcataAACCCACAGCATCTGCCCTGGTGTTGTTCCTGGCAGCAtcctttgtttccttctccTGGAGTGCCCCTCAG GCTCATTTCCAAAGGAGAAACTGGACTCCTCAGGCCATGCTCTATTTGAAGGGTGCAC AGGGACGTCGCTTCATCGCAGATGAGAGCCAGAGGAAGGACCTGTATGACAGAATGCAGCTTG AAACACGCAGCCATAACACAAATCCTTTATCCCTTTCTGAAGCTGCTGCACTGTTTCTTACTTCCTTACAGAAAGCACAAGAAG AGAGCCCTGTACTGAAGTGCACATTTACACAGCTTACAACATGA